A window of Nonomuraea angiospora genomic DNA:
TGGTGCCGGCGGTCCACGGCAGCAGGGTGATCCGGCCGCGGCCGTGGGGCACGCTCACCCGGAGCGGATGGGACGTGAAGCGTTCGTTGCCGTACGTCAGCTCGGGCGGGCCGAAGGGCGCCTGCTCCGAGAGCAGCCAGCCGTCGTGCTCGCCGCCTGCGACGCCCCAGAAGGTGCCGAGCAGCGGCAGCCGGTCACCGAACCGGCCGTCCGGCCGGGCGCCGAACCGCCCGCCGAGCTCGCGGGTGCCCTGGAGCACGCGGGTCACGGCGAGCCCGCCCGGCGGCGTCCCGAGCGTGGTGGGGTCACCGGTGAGGACGAGCTCGCCGCCGGCGTCGGCGAACCCCAGGAGCGCCGCGGCCAGCTCGGGTGTGGTGATCGCGTCGCCCGGGACCGCGACGACCGCGTATCGGTCGAGCGCCCGCCGCTCCACGAGTTCGCGCGCGTACTCCGCACCGAGGACGTCGAACGGGATGTGGTGCTGCTGGAGGGACTCGAAGATGCCGCGGTACTCGGTGAAGTCCGAGCGGTGCTGCATCGACGCCAGGGCGGTGCCGCCTGGCGGGCGGACGACCGCGACCGTGGCGCACGGCCGCAGGCCGGCGTAGAGGTCGTGGTTGTCGCGGTAGATCTTGAGCACGGGCGTCGAGCGCGCGAACGCGGAGAAGTGCTCGGTCGTGGGCTTGCCGATGACGACGGCCGAGGGGCGCGCGGCCCGGGCGAGCGCCTGCGCGAAGTAGCGCGCGTACTGCGCGGGCTGCTCACCGATGAGGCGGTAGGGCAGGCCGACGTTCTGGGCGGAGTGCACCAGCGCCGGGACGTGCGGATGGGCCGTCTTGTGCGCGCTGGCGAGCTCGCCGGGCGTGTGCTCCCACCAGGGCTGGTCCGCCTTGATCGGGCTGTTCGTCTCCAGGAACACCATGTCGACCGGGGCGTCCGCGAGAAAGAGCGCGATCCCGGGGCGACGGCTCTTGACGAGCCGCGAGTACCGTTCGGCCAGCGCGCGGAGGTGCCGGCCGTTGAGCACGGTCAGAGTGGCGTGATTGTCGTGCTGGAAGCCCGTGGGATATTCCAGATCGGGGTACGCGTCACGGAACGCGGCCGTGCAGCGGTCGCAATGGCACGTGCCATAGAGGTCCATGGTGTAGGACGCGACGGGGAACTGCATCCAGTTGAAGAACACGCCGTCGACGTCGTAGCGGTCGACGAAGTCGGCGAGGATCTCGGGCACGCGTTCTTCGTAGTAGTCGCTGCGCGGGCAGATGTTGGTCAGCCCGTCGGCCTCGCACATCTCGCCGGCCGCGGTGAGAAACGCCCACTCGGGCCGCGCCCGTACGAACCGGCTCGGCAGCCGGGAGAAGTCGAACCGCGCCACCAGCCGCATCCCCCGCCGGCGGCAGTCGGCGAGCGCGTCCGCGATCAGGTCACCCGAGGCCCGCCGCCCCAGCGCGGGGCTCATCTCCTGGTCGTCGCCCGTGACCGGGTAGAAGTAGGCGATGCCTCCGGCGTTGAGCAGCCACACGTCGAAGCCGAGCTGCTCGATGAGCCGGGTCGCGGCGTCGGTGTCCAGGTCGCCGTCGGGGATGCGGATGTTCGACTGGAACAGCTGGAAGGGTTTCTGCCACCACTGGGTCATTTGATTCCCGTCGTTGCGATGCCTGAGATGAAGTACCTCTGGAGGAACAGGAAGACCAGCACGATCGGCATGATCGTCAGCACGGATCCGGCGAGCATGCCCCCGTAGTTGATCGTGCCGTCGCCTTGGGAGAGGAAGGCGAGCGCGACGGGGAGCGTGTAGAGGTCCTTGGACTGTGCGACGACCAGCGGCCAGAGCAGGTTGTTCCAGCTGGACATGAAGGTCAGGATCCCGATCGTGGCCAGGGCCGGTCCGCAGAGCGGCAGCACGATGCGGAAGAAGATCCGGAACTCCCCGGCGCCGTCGATGCGCGCGGCTTCCAGCAGCTCGTCGGGGATGTCGAGGAGGAACTGCCGGAGGAGGAAGACCCCGCCCGCCCCGACCAGGAACGGTACGATCATCCCCCCGTAGTTGTTGGCGAGGCCGAGGCCGTTGACGGTGATGAACAGCGGCACGAACATCACCACGCCCGGCACCATGATCGTGATGAGCACCGCCGCCAGCACGAGGCGCTTCCCGGGGAAGTCCAGCTTGGCGAGCGCGTAGCCGACCATCGAGCAGAGCAGGACGTTGCCGGCGATGCTGCACAGGGCGATCACGACGCTGTTGAAGAAGTAGCGGTAGAAGTCCTGGCCGCCGAGCAGGTTGGCGTAGTTCTCGAGCGTCGGGTCTCTCGGGAAGATCGTCGGCAGCAGCACCTCGATGCCCGGCTTGAAAGAGCCGATGATGGTCCAGATCAGCGGGAAGAGCGTCACCAGCGCCGCCAGGGCGAGGAACCCGTAGATCGAGGCGGCGCGCGCGATCCGCCCGCCCTGCGGGGTGGTCGTGTGCGGGGTCATGTGCGCCTCCGGAAGATGCGGAACTGGATCAGCGCAAGGATCGCGATCGCCACGAAGAGGACGTAGCTCGCCGCCGAGGCGACCCCGTACTTCCCGAACCCGAACAGGTCGTACACGTACAGCGAGGCCGTCGACGTGGCGTCGAGCGGGCCGCCCCGGGTGAGCACGAACGGCTCCTCGAAGACCTGCACGAAGGCGACACTGAGGATCACGCCGGCCAGCAGGAGGATCGGCATGAGCATCGGCACGGTGATCGAGATGAACTTCCGCCACGTTCCCGCGCCGTCGACGGTCGCCGCCTCGTAGAGCGGGGACGGGATCCCCTGCAACCCGGCGAGGAAGAGCACCATGATCAGGCCGGTCATCCGCCACACGCCGAGCAGGATCACGACGGGCATCGCCCAGAACGAGTCCTGCAGGTAGTTGGGGCCGTCGATGCCGAAGATCGACAGGACGGAGTTGACGACCCCCTCGTCGGCGAAGATGAACTTCCACACGACGGCCACCGCGACCGTCGAGGTGACGACCGGCACGTACAGTGCCGTCCGGAAGAAGCCCTTGAGCCGGGTGATGCCGTTATTGAGGGCGACGGCGAGCACGAGGGCGCAGGCGATCGTGAGGGGAGTGGCCGCGAGGACGAACACGCCGGTGTTCACCAGCGACTTGACGAATCTCGGGTCGGCGAACAGGGCCTGGACGTTGGCGAGCCCGACGAAGTCGACGGCGAAGGGCGAGCGAAGGTCGCGGCTGGTCATGTCGGTGAAGCTCATCGCCATCGACGCGAGGATCGGGCCGAGCTGGAACACGAGGAACACGGCCAGGAAGGGCGCGACCATGACCAGGCCGGCGATGGCCTGGGGCCGGCGCTTGGCGTCGAACCAGCCGGGCCGGCGCCGGACACTCGGGGACAGGGGCATGTCGTCAGCCGATCCCGATCGACGCGGCCCGCTGCTGGAGCTGCGTGGCGGCCTGCTCCGGGGTGATCTTCCCGCGTGCGAGCTGCTCGCCGTACTCGGACATGGCCTTGCGGATCTCGGTCCAGGTGACGATCGGCGGTGTCGCGCGCGCCGTCTGGAGGGCCTTGCGGAAGGTCGTGAGCGCCGGGTCGGCGGACAACGGCTCGTTCTGCCAGGCGGCCGTGGCGGCCGGCAGGACGCCGGCTGTCGTGTAGAACTTGGCCTGGACCTTCGGCTGCGTGAGGTAGCGGATGAACTTCCAGGCGCCGGCCGCGTTCGGCGCCTCCTTGAACACCGACAGTCCCGACCCGCCGAGGTAGGAGTCGTTGTTGTCCGAGCCGGCGGGGAGCGCGGCCACGCCGATGAGGTCCGGGTCCGTCCCGTTGGCCTTGGCGGTCTGGCGTAGGTAGCCGTAGAAGAACGAGCCGGAGGTGGCCGCGCCGACGTCTCCCTTGACGACGTCGGTCTCGGTCTCGCCCGGCTGGGTCGGGGCGTAGTCGGTCGTCGCCGCCCCCGAGGTGAAGAGCTTCTGGTACGTCGTGAACGCCGTGATCACCTGGGGGGTGTCGAAGGTGAACGCGTCGCCCTTCAGGACCGAACCGCCCTCCTGGTAGATCAGCGGCAGCAGGAGCTGCCACGAGTCCTCGGGCGTGAACGGCGCCGCGTAGCCGACCTTGACGCCCCGCGACTTGAGCGCCTTGCCGAAGCCGAGGACGTCGCCCCAGGTCGCCGGCGGCTTGACGCCCGCGGCCTTGACGAGGTCGGTGCGGTAGTACAGACCTTGCACCGTGACGTACCACGGCACGGCGTAGCGGGTGCCGTTGACGGTGCCGGCCTCGACGGCGCCCGGGAAGAACTGGGCGTCGTCCATGACGCCCGCGGGGACGGGCGCGAGCCCTCCCGTCGACACCAGCGTGGGCAGCGCCGTGCTGGGCTGCACGATGTCGGGGACGTTGCCGGTGGCGACCGCGGTGTCCACCTTGCGGGGCAGCTCCGCGTTCGGCACGGGCGTGATGACGACGTCCGTGCCGGGGTTCGCCGCCTCGAAGTCGGTGGCGATCGCCTCGAGCGCCTCCCCTTCGTTGGCGAAGGCCCACACCTGGATCTTCCCCGTGGCCGGTGAGCTGTCGACGGTCGTCGGCGCGGACCCCTGGCCGCCGACGTCGGCCGGGCGACCGCAGCCGGTGGCGAGGGCGAACAGGGGGGCGAGGGCGAGGGCGATGGCGCGGGGCGCGCGCCGGCGGATCTTCATGCGCGCATACCTCTCTTCTCTGGTGACCAGTCGCTCAGGTGAACGATGCCGACGAACGTATGACAGGTAACTTTGTATGTCAATGTTGCAATCGGGATGCCCCCCGTGCTGAGGGCGGCATGCTACGACCAGCGAAGATGCGGATTCCCTGCTGCTTGGGCGGGGTGAGATATGGAGGCGCGCGGCGGACATCCCGGTCGCGCGGCGGGACCGTGGGGTCGTGTACCGCCCAGGGCTACGACCGGCACGACGGCGAGGCGGCCTGCCGCGTCGAGGCCGAGGTGATCAGCACGTCAGGGGGACTTCTGCCGGCCTGCGCGGCTCGCCGCGAATGGAGTTCGGCGGCGGTGTCGCGGGGGCCGTCCGTCGGGACCTGACCGGCGTGGCCGATGCGGCCAGGCCGGTCCCGGGATCGGCGGGGTCGTCAGTCGCGAGCGCGGAGGCGATACAGCGCGGAGTGGTCCGCGTCGCCCAGTCCGATGAAGCCGGCAGTCGGCTGGGTCATCTGAGACACGTGACTCTCAGGTGCGGACGGCGGGTCAGTCGTTCGAGACATGCGCGAGCAGGCGCTGCCGCGCGGCGACGAGGTGCGCGCGCGACCGCTCGACGGCGGCGTCGGGGTCGCCGGACCGGATCGCGTCGAGGATCGCGGCGTGCTCCTCCGGGATCGAGGCCCGGGAGGTCGCCTTGTGCGCCGAGTATCGGCCCATGGTCAGCTCGATCTCGCCGACGATCAGCTCGTACATGCGGACCAGCCGGCGGCTGCCCGTCCCCGCGACCAGCGACCGGTGGTAGGCGATGTCGGCCGCCACGATGTGCTCGTACGAGCCGCGTTCGGTGGCCAGCTCGATGTCGCCCTGGGCCTGCTCGGCCTCCGCCGGGACCTTCCCGCCGGCGGCGAGGATCTGCACGGAGGCGCTCTCGATCGCTATGCGGCTGGTGAAGAGGTCCTCGATGTCGGAGGTGCCGAGCGTCGGCACGACCGCCGACTTGTGCGTGGAGCGCTGGAGCAGCCCCACCACGACCAGGCGCTCGACGCACGCCTTGGCGGTGGGACGGGCGACACCGTATTCGGTGGACAGCCGCGCCTCGGTCACCTTCTCGCCGGGGCCGAGCTCTTCGTTGATGATCCGCCGGCGCACCGACTCGTACAGGGCGTCCGTGATCGAAGCGGGACCCAACGCGAATTCCGGCGGGACGGTCACGTTGCTATGCTCCCATATCTCAAGGCCGACAAATTGTATGGCAAATGTACCAGGATGACAGGGATGAGTTTGAGATACCGGGGAGCGCCGCTGGCGGCGAACGTGTCGATCCTGTTCACCGAGCATCCGTACCGCGAGCGGTTCGCCGCCGCCGCTGCGGCGGGGTTCGGCGAGGTCGAGTCGTGGTGGCCGTTCGGCACGCCCGACCCCGGCCCGGCCGAGGTCGACGACCTTCTCGCCGCGATCCGCCACGCGGGCGTGCGTCTCGTCGCGCTGAACTTCTGGGCCGGGGACATGCCCGCGGGGGAGCGCGGCGTCGCGACCGACCCCCAGCGGTCCGAGGAGCTGCGCCGCAACCTCCCGGCCCTGCGCGCCATCGCGCAGGAGACGGGGTGCGCCCGGTTCAACCTGCTCGTCGGCCGGCTCGCGCCGGAGACGGACCGCGACGCCCAGATCGAGCACGCGGTCCGGGCCGTCGCCGCGGCGGCGCGCGAGCTGGCCGGCACCGGCACGGTCCTCCTAGAACCGCTCAGCGGTCTGCCCGAGGGAGCGTTCCCGCTCATCACGGACCTGGACGTCGCGGCGTTCCGCGAGCGCGTCGGCGAGGAGAACGTCGCGCTGCTGTTCGACGTCTACCACCTCGG
This region includes:
- a CDS encoding TIM barrel protein; this translates as MSLRYRGAPLAANVSILFTEHPYRERFAAAAAAGFGEVESWWPFGTPDPGPAEVDDLLAAIRHAGVRLVALNFWAGDMPAGERGVATDPQRSEELRRNLPALRAIAQETGCARFNLLVGRLAPETDRDAQIEHAVRAVAAAARELAGTGTVLLEPLSGLPEGAFPLITDLDVAAFRERVGEENVALLFDVYHLGANGVDVVAAAERSSGAVGHVQLADAPGRGAPGTGALPIAEAVDILIGHGYAGPIGCEYVPGRPTADTLGWVDR
- a CDS encoding GntR family transcriptional regulator codes for the protein MTVPPEFALGPASITDALYESVRRRIINEELGPGEKVTEARLSTEYGVARPTAKACVERLVVVGLLQRSTHKSAVVPTLGTSDIEDLFTSRIAIESASVQILAAGGKVPAEAEQAQGDIELATERGSYEHIVAADIAYHRSLVAGTGSRRLVRMYELIVGEIELTMGRYSAHKATSRASIPEEHAAILDAIRSGDPDAAVERSRAHLVAARQRLLAHVSND
- a CDS encoding alpha-amylase family protein, which translates into the protein MTQWWQKPFQLFQSNIRIPDGDLDTDAATRLIEQLGFDVWLLNAGGIAYFYPVTGDDQEMSPALGRRASGDLIADALADCRRRGMRLVARFDFSRLPSRFVRARPEWAFLTAAGEMCEADGLTNICPRSDYYEERVPEILADFVDRYDVDGVFFNWMQFPVASYTMDLYGTCHCDRCTAAFRDAYPDLEYPTGFQHDNHATLTVLNGRHLRALAERYSRLVKSRRPGIALFLADAPVDMVFLETNSPIKADQPWWEHTPGELASAHKTAHPHVPALVHSAQNVGLPYRLIGEQPAQYARYFAQALARAARPSAVVIGKPTTEHFSAFARSTPVLKIYRDNHDLYAGLRPCATVAVVRPPGGTALASMQHRSDFTEYRGIFESLQQHHIPFDVLGAEYARELVERRALDRYAVVAVPGDAITTPELAAALLGFADAGGELVLTGDPTTLGTPPGGLAVTRVLQGTRELGGRFGARPDGRFGDRLPLLGTFWGVAGGEHDGWLLSEQAPFGPPELTYGNERFTSHPLRVSVPHGRGRITLLPWTAGTTQRVSGLSSVAGFIAGTVADRLGDAWLLSAEFATSVEVVVGRSGDTLVIHLINHSGGRPERLVDPVPIRGRLRVPHRVAGDRPVVTSLSGGACEVGKDSDALVIDIEVGAVEVIRVD
- a CDS encoding carbohydrate ABC transporter permease: MPLSPSVRRRPGWFDAKRRPQAIAGLVMVAPFLAVFLVFQLGPILASMAMSFTDMTSRDLRSPFAVDFVGLANVQALFADPRFVKSLVNTGVFVLAATPLTIACALVLAVALNNGITRLKGFFRTALYVPVVTSTVAVAVVWKFIFADEGVVNSVLSIFGIDGPNYLQDSFWAMPVVILLGVWRMTGLIMVLFLAGLQGIPSPLYEAATVDGAGTWRKFISITVPMLMPILLLAGVILSVAFVQVFEEPFVLTRGGPLDATSTASLYVYDLFGFGKYGVASAASYVLFVAIAILALIQFRIFRRRT
- a CDS encoding carbohydrate ABC transporter permease; translated protein: MTPHTTTPQGGRIARAASIYGFLALAALVTLFPLIWTIIGSFKPGIEVLLPTIFPRDPTLENYANLLGGQDFYRYFFNSVVIALCSIAGNVLLCSMVGYALAKLDFPGKRLVLAAVLITIMVPGVVMFVPLFITVNGLGLANNYGGMIVPFLVGAGGVFLLRQFLLDIPDELLEAARIDGAGEFRIFFRIVLPLCGPALATIGILTFMSSWNNLLWPLVVAQSKDLYTLPVALAFLSQGDGTINYGGMLAGSVLTIMPIVLVFLFLQRYFISGIATTGIK
- a CDS encoding extracellular solute-binding protein, translating into MKIRRRAPRAIALALAPLFALATGCGRPADVGGQGSAPTTVDSSPATGKIQVWAFANEGEALEAIATDFEAANPGTDVVITPVPNAELPRKVDTAVATGNVPDIVQPSTALPTLVSTGGLAPVPAGVMDDAQFFPGAVEAGTVNGTRYAVPWYVTVQGLYYRTDLVKAAGVKPPATWGDVLGFGKALKSRGVKVGYAAPFTPEDSWQLLLPLIYQEGGSVLKGDAFTFDTPQVITAFTTYQKLFTSGAATTDYAPTQPGETETDVVKGDVGAATSGSFFYGYLRQTAKANGTDPDLIGVAALPAGSDNNDSYLGGSGLSVFKEAPNAAGAWKFIRYLTQPKVQAKFYTTAGVLPAATAAWQNEPLSADPALTTFRKALQTARATPPIVTWTEIRKAMSEYGEQLARGKITPEQAATQLQQRAASIGIG